Sequence from the Miscanthus floridulus cultivar M001 chromosome 16, ASM1932011v1, whole genome shotgun sequence genome:
taagtccatgtgaaggagttctagcactcttgtggttgacataaaagcttttgttggatgagtatttgcaacttgcttgccgacttgacatgcactacaaagcttgtccttctcaaacttcacatccttcaaccctctcaccaaatcattcttcattagcttcttgagtgagctcatcccaacatgagcaagtcttctatgccatagccacccaagtattgttttggtgaataggcatatcttcaagttagtatcttcggaggtgaaatccactaaatataggttgttgtatctaaatcctttgaatatcacttgatcatccttcttagatataacaacttccttctcggtgaacaaacattggaagccaagatcacataattgtccaacggatagcaagttgaagctcaatgtagcaacatatagcacatttgagatagaatgatcatttgatattgccactttgcccaatcttttaaccttgccctttgaattatctccaaatgtgattctttcttgtccatctacttcttcatctagtggggtgaacatacgaggatcaccagtcatatgttgtgtgcaaccactatcaattacctaatgacttccaccggtcttgtagttcacctacacacaagagatcaagctttaggaacccaaacttgtagagggcccttcaccttctcaacaagtgactttgctacctaaattttttaggcctattcttgttgggaggtcctaagaacatgactttcatctttccactagaatcctttctaagcatgtaatgagcattgaaagcaaaaggtctagcatgcttgggcaagggttgtggtggtggagtttgacactcatgggcaaggtggctttcttgtccacactcaaaacatctctttggctttagctttgacttgtgttgttgttgagcatgagccttcttctcttggtttgccaagtacccaataccacttcgaTCCATCTTtgtgacggtgttcattagtagctcactttgaagattcttgcctcttgtgaacttgctcaatccaatcttgagatgctctttctccaacttgagctttttgttctctttcttcagtgcatcattatttttctcttccttgagcttcttgttttgttttttgagcttctcattctcaagaatcaaatcaccatcatgatcataagtttctagcacaatagtgttgtggcttttgatctcttcaagatctttcttgagcttttcattatcattcttgagcttgacatactcatcataactatcggtctcaaccacttgcttgcccttgctactagaactttgctcaatgctttcaatgattaaatcatcacatgatgtagctatatcaatcttaacaacattattagtagcatcatgtggctcattggataaatattcttgagcaatgacaagattatcataattaatcttaagagtagtatattcttcttttagcatgttatgtctagtgatgagctcattatgtatcatctcaagtttatcatgtttttctttaagctctttcttagaagatttgagctccttgagtttggatgttatagcatcatttgcttctctaagctcaacactagcctttttggctatatcacatttagctaaaagagaatcattcttagcttctagcttgtcattcttagctctagtctttctaataatcctagtatatttgtttagcaatttgacaagtttatcatatgaaggtgattcaaattcatcatcatcactatcactatcacaatcatcattgttagcatgatcattactactactatcatcatcatttgatacctttcgttcacccttggccataaggcataggtgtgtagaggatgatagcggtggtgttggtgaagatgataaagagtcaatcacaatggcggccaccttctcattatcactatcatctttggatgagcaacttgatgaatcaatgttcgtgagccaatcaccaatgatgtatgccttcccacttttcttcgtcttgtggaattccttcttcttgccatccttcttgtatggtttgtttttcttcttctcatcttcttcttcattacttgagtcatctttcttgcccttgtacttgttcttgtacttgtctttcttggactttgtgcattggtgtgctagatgaccaagttctccacaattgtagcaatccatctttgagattggcttccttctagacttagtgaagaacttctttttcttgccatcaaacttgatgccactcttgttaagcttctttagcatcttggtggttcttctcaccatgagagcaagacttgtatcatcaatttcatcatcacttgagctctcatactcaagccttgctttgcccttctcttggctagctttgaatgctaagtccttgtctttcttcttagtagaggatgagccatcttgtggtgtgatgtgtatgtacatctcatgagcattgatctttcccaagatttgtgttggtgtagcggtggaaagatcaccttgatgaagcacggtcacaatatgcccatatttatcaatggggaggacactcaagatctttcttacaacatcggatcgTTGCATTTAAGTGAGTccttgcccattgacttcatctacaagaacattcaagtatgagtacatttcattagcactctctttaggaagcatttcaaatgaatttagctttttcatgacaagatgatagcattccccATGCTTGCTCTTTGTTCCTtgatggagcgcacaaatatccgaccatagtgcatgggcgtctttgtggttcctcacccagttgaacacatctttacaaaggcctctaaagatggtgtttcgagcctttgcattccatttctcataattcacctcattgccTTATAGGTGTGTGGCAttcgaggttttgggaaaccttgtgaggcggctctaagtattccaacatctagagcttctagatatgcctctatgtggattttccaagatggaaaatcatccccctcaaagataggaggaggtccatccctatgggacatctttctctaggcggttaagcctaaatacatgagcacgaggctctgatactaattgaaaggatcaagatgcccaagaggggggtgaattcggctaattctaaaaatttttgcaataattaagccctacgattagcccaacttcaccccttatgcctagaaagtgtttctaatgttctaccacataaaaagacttgcaacctaagttccaatcctactctagcatggcaattctatgaatgtaaagacaagaattgaattgttcaaagtaaatgctcaaagtaaagagagaaggaggaatgcggcgatgttttgccgaggtatcaaagagtcgtcactccccactagtcctcgttagagcacccacgcaagggtgtagctcccccttgatccgtgtaaggatcaaatactctctacgggttgattctttgacactccatcgcgatgaatcatccacaaccgctcaaacttgagttgggtcatccataagctctgccggatgatcaccaacctcccaatcaccaccaagccatctagatgatggcgatcaccaagagtaacaagcacaaactctcacttgaccacgacaagcctaatgagaagggtggatgcacactttgctactcttgcttttactaatgaggtctctctattggattctcaaatctcaatcacctcactaggaccttgctcttcttggcactctcaagggtgtttcttagttgttggaatgagcaaaagtaccccctcacatgaatagaggaagtatttatacacccgtgtttaaaacaaaccgttatgtgcctctgtggggtgactagacgctccgATCAAGTTGACTGGACACTCCGATCAGTTCTCCCCGacttccagtgtttaagttgtgaccggacgcgtccggtcatgattttccctctctagaaccttactagagtcgaccggacactagcacccagcgtccggtcactcacctctcagcatctagtcacaccagacgaaatcaccttgatcaaatgaactgactggactctgcgtcagcgtccggtcacaccggaaccagcgttcggtcagcatttgaccctccattcagttacaactctcgatcatatgtgaatgaagtttgctccaattgatctaagggctattttggagctatctagtgctagatttagcaagtatgcaccacacctaacccactagactcacctatgtTAAGCTACTCATccgtacccccttaatagtatgaccaaagaaaaaacaaagttctaaactactctaagtgtctcttcaactccaaacaacacttagaactagtccatccttaaccttgtcgtccatcctttaaaaaccaaaacgatttccatcataggggcatgacaaccatgattgcccaatcaattgccattatcatgacctaacttaattgcctctgcaaaacacacgttagtcatagtaattacgtattgtcattaatcaccgaaatccaactaggggcctagatgctttcagtaggttcattagattattatgtgctcactgtaatttttgtagcccttgagTAGACTGATATATAGGGTAGCtaatactccttgttttagtatatatatagtaaattggtATTAAGAGTAGAAATACTTGTAGTTGCTAAGATAGTACATGCCATGTTTCATACTTATAGTGGAAATGATAAGTAACGTAacgtcttagtcggtagagctagtttagtagcttaaCAGATGTATTCGTATTTTAAGAgatgttgttgccgtattactaagagttgcatcattatttcatacatgtagatcacgagtcggtagagttcgtgcctgcggACGAATAGGACTACAAGGAGATTATTGagaagtacaaggaggagatcctcgtacaAGAGGGAGCCTCAGAGCCGTTCGTTGTTGACTTTATTGACACaccgcctgcctaaggcaagtcccggtgcataacccctattttcgaatgatcactgaatatatatatgatgtgaatttacgttacaggtattttatggaaactacatgtatagatatacttacctatgagtcctactagtataagtcgagtagttgctatgctcagggtatcggtagcgtgagtaacctatcgttactcacaataggtgaaaattatgatcactcatgataaaatagtggaaaggaaaatagagaTCGGGTAAAGATATGGTttgtgtattggtgggtgtaagaggttgtgtcctgcggccaatagggcatagcttggttacactttttccctatctatgtcggttaaggaccggacATTGCATTGGTCTCTAggtaagtcatagatttattatcccgagcacatacttgggtatgggcgcaggaaagacttgttgctctcttgtcatgggttccagctcttttcggaccgactgattgaaggcggggatggtggaggtccttgcactgcgttaagtccgggacttaggagcgggggcctggagtccaagtttggacggggacccagaccccatgataggagggtgaaggttggtcctgcttgtccctggggtacaagcggagcgtgtgttttcggggtaaccagctaggggcattgattcttGAATCGCCGgataatccggtacggcttgtctacggtcttgcaccgtagtaagaactgaaagatgaaaggtgatgaaatgaaactaattgctcaactcttgcttgaaagtagaacatgtgcttacatagaattgcTAGATAAAGAATTAATCaggactgctaataataacataaataaggattcactattaacattgttttctgcaaaaagaaacccagcaagccataaagctttgcatatcccttggtgttgaaaaattattcccactagtcagataagtcttacgagtaaaTTGtgtaatcagggtttatttacccctattgcaggtaatgcttgaggagtagccgttgtgtgaaggattcttctgatgGTACAAACGGATCCTTGTTCCTTACCGATAGATGTgtattttcattccgctatttaacattccgcactctgaatttagaactataataatatatttctaagaactctggatatatgaaatggattaagtattgtaactcgttcttattattagATTATTGGGGAAAAATGTAGACTTTTTGAGCTCTCCCTTGAGGTGTGCCCGATAGAATCTGTCCGATGTAGTTTGTTTTCGGGATGCTTAGTATCAGTGAAAAACAAGCGTATCCGTATGTTATTTTGAGCCGTTCTACCTCAGCTAGCTGTTGGGCGGCAGTGGCGCGTCGCGCGCGGGGCGCCCCTTGGCGGGGTGGCAGAGCACGGGCAGACGGCGGGGGCGGGCCGGGCGGCGCCGGCAAGGGTTTGGAGTCTCGGAGAAAAGCAACGAGGTCGCGGACGGTGGACAAAATGGGTCTGGGCGACCCGGGGACCTCATGTCGTGTCACCTCCGCGTGGGCCCGGCGACACATCGTCACTATGTCCACATCGTTTGGCCACACCCCCACGACTCAATCCACGCCTCCAACACGTGACCTCCACCGCTGAGCCTTACCTGCCACCTCAGTCCCTATCCACAGGGCCCCACTTACGCAGGTCCCACGGACCAGTGATACATACCCGCGACGAGCACGTGTAGCACACACGCTCCTCCTGTACGTGGGGCCTAGTTAGTTATGAGGATACGGGCACGAGGTCCCGCATCCAATGCCAACGACGGGGACACACAACATCTACACCGTCCGTAGAACCGATCGACGGCTGACTTGCCTCTCGGCTCATGGACCCGGCACGGCCATGACTATCAAAGCCTTCTcggacccacacgtcagtgacgcCCAGGCGTCGACGCACGGTTTCGATGTTGGGTGCACTCGCACCACCATGACGACATCCCCTCTTCTCCCTACGACTTCAACTTCCTTTCTCTCTCAATCTCCTCTCCCTGTCCGCTGGCCGTGCCTTTGCGTGCGACGGGAGCTTGGGATCCACGGCGTCGGAAAAGTGGCCGGCTGAAGAAACCGATTTCCCCAAGATTTTTGTCCGTCCTATCCCTTGCAGGATCGGACTCTCCGTCTCTGTCCATGGCTCTCGGCGGACTCCGCCGGCACGTCGGCCAGTTCTTGACCAGCACCAATGGTGCGTAATTCGGTTGCTTTTCGAGCTTTCTTTTGGTTCTTGCGCCGTCTAGCGTTGAGATTAACCTGCCTCATGCTGATATGGTGCCTGCGCGCAGAGCTTATGGCGGCTTCGCTCTCGGCCGTGAGCTGCGCGGACGAGGTGCAGGAGGAGGCGAAGGGGGCGGGGTGCTGTGACGACGCCGCAGCGCTGCGGCTCAAggaggtggccatggcggcgatcCTGGTGGCCGCGGTGCTCGGGGTGGGCCTGCCGCTCGCGGGGCGGAAGCGCCGCGCGATGCGCACGGACAGCGCCGCGTTCCTGGCGGCCAAGGCGTTCGCCGCCGGGGTAATCCTGGCCACGGGGTTCGTCCACATGCTGCACGACGCCCAGCAGGCGCTGTCCAGCCCGTGCCTCCCCGCCTCGCCGTGGCGACGGTTCCCGGTCCCGGGGTTCGTCGCCATGGTCGCCGCGCTCGCCACGCTGGTGCTCGACTTCCTCGCCACCAGGTTCTACGAGGCCAAGCACCGCGACGAGGCCGCGCGCGTcaaggcagccgccgccgccgcgctcgttgccacctcctcctccgcgaGCGACGAGGACATCACCGTGGTCACCGTCGACGCTGAGGACGAGCGCAAGGCACCACTGTTGCAAACGCACTGCCATGGACACTCGCACGGACACGGACACGGACACAGCCACAGCCATGGGCATGAGCTGGTGCAGGCAGAGGGCAGCGAGGGGGAAGTGTCGGCACATGTCCGCTCCATTGTCGTGTCACAGGTGCTTGTTTGATCAGTTCACTTGGGATGCTTTGGTGTTTCATTCATCGTGCACGCTGTGATGACCATTGCCTTGGTTGCAGATACTGGAGATGGGGATTGTGTCACACT
This genomic interval carries:
- the LOC136512201 gene encoding zinc transporter 7-like, whose product is MALGGLRRHVGQFLTSTNELMAASLSAVSCADEVQEEAKGAGCCDDAAALRLKEVAMAAILVAAVLGVGLPLAGRKRRAMRTDSAAFLAAKAFAAGVILATGFVHMLHDAQQALSSPCLPASPWRRFPVPGFVAMVAALATLVLDFLATRFYEAKHRDEAARVKAAAAAALVATSSSASDEDITVVTVDAEDERKAPLLQTHCHGHSHGHGHGHSHSHGHELVQAEGSEGEVSAHVRSIVVSQILEMGIVSHSVIIGLSLGVSRSPCTIRPLVAALAFHQFFEGFALGGCIAQAQFKNLSAILMASFFAITTPAGIAAGAGLTTFYNPNSPRALVVEGILDSVSAGILIYMSLVDLIAADFLGGKVTGSLRQQVMAYIALFLGALSMSSLAIWA